In Candidatus Binatia bacterium, a single window of DNA contains:
- a CDS encoding alpha/beta fold hydrolase produces MQRFLIATLVAWLGCIYGCSALRPALTPPQANVSLESRRGGLRVGSLRLQPCDFRGGYYCGSLPVALDPAGRVAGKIGIALAWLPHRDRSVKASGTVVAVEGGPGYPSIESRDSYHALYAPLLDTRDLLLVDNRGTGRSGAIVCQPLQSAPVMILRAVTTCGHRLGDTSDLYGTAIAADDMAKVLDALGVRAVEIYGDSYGSFFVQAFAARHPDRVRSIVLDGAYQVTGGDPWYPSEAPTIRSAFDLACKRSPVCASLKGASLDRIRALLTTLRSERGAITPSDVAFIMDSAGLDPLTYRDLDAAARAYVDNGDRVPLKRLVNEAYYEEEGAGGRARGYSQGLFAAASCSDNPQAYDMRLQPDARKAAWQRALQQKRDLHPELYAPFTIDEFLGIPLDYAYVPLCTTWPVASSDHPAGEPVPPGTRFPSVPVLVLNGDLDTTTTPAEGDAAARLFPRATHVIVANTGHVTALGDFDGCASSIVRRFVQTHHVDGGCAAHVPAVHLVPSFSRTLDEVQAATPQAGNRATPRELRAAAAAVLGTGDVLIRSYEFGLRGGAGLRGGLFSAAPADNGTSGTLSDVRWTTDLAVSGTASFDARSAMAQAHLRLSDGVTGTIDAAWATIGGNAVAKITGKIGGHNVAATLPAP; encoded by the coding sequence GTGCAACGCTTCCTAATCGCCACGCTGGTCGCGTGGTTAGGTTGTATCTACGGGTGCTCGGCGCTGCGTCCGGCGCTCACGCCGCCGCAGGCGAACGTCTCGCTCGAGAGCCGGCGCGGCGGTTTGCGCGTCGGGTCGCTACGCCTGCAACCGTGCGATTTTCGCGGCGGATACTACTGCGGATCGCTGCCGGTCGCGCTCGATCCGGCGGGCCGAGTAGCCGGTAAGATCGGCATCGCGCTCGCGTGGCTGCCGCACCGCGATCGGAGCGTCAAGGCGAGCGGAACGGTCGTTGCGGTCGAAGGCGGCCCGGGATATCCGTCGATCGAGTCGCGCGACTCCTATCACGCGCTCTATGCGCCGCTTCTCGATACCCGCGACCTGTTGCTCGTCGACAACCGCGGAACCGGCCGCTCCGGCGCGATCGTCTGTCAACCGCTGCAGTCCGCGCCGGTTATGATCCTGCGCGCCGTCACGACCTGCGGGCACCGGCTCGGCGACACGTCGGATCTCTACGGCACGGCGATCGCCGCCGACGACATGGCGAAAGTGCTCGACGCGCTGGGGGTCCGCGCGGTTGAAATCTACGGCGACTCGTACGGCTCGTTTTTCGTGCAGGCGTTTGCGGCACGGCATCCCGATCGCGTTCGTTCGATCGTGCTCGACGGCGCGTATCAAGTGACGGGCGGCGATCCGTGGTACCCGAGCGAGGCGCCGACGATACGCAGCGCGTTCGACCTCGCCTGCAAACGCTCGCCGGTCTGCGCTTCGCTCAAGGGCGCGTCGCTCGACAGGATCCGCGCCCTGTTGACCACGCTGCGTTCCGAACGCGGAGCGATAACGCCGTCGGACGTCGCGTTCATCATGGACTCGGCGGGCCTCGATCCGCTGACCTATCGAGATCTCGACGCCGCTGCGCGCGCCTACGTCGATAACGGCGACCGCGTGCCGCTCAAGCGGCTCGTCAACGAAGCCTATTACGAGGAAGAAGGCGCGGGCGGCCGCGCGCGCGGCTATAGCCAGGGCCTCTTCGCCGCCGCGAGCTGCTCCGACAATCCGCAGGCGTACGACATGCGGCTGCAGCCCGACGCGCGCAAGGCCGCGTGGCAGCGCGCGCTCCAGCAAAAGCGGGACCTGCATCCGGAACTCTACGCGCCGTTTACCATCGACGAGTTTCTCGGCATTCCGCTCGATTACGCGTACGTGCCGCTCTGCACGACGTGGCCGGTCGCATCGTCCGACCATCCGGCGGGAGAGCCGGTTCCGCCCGGCACGCGCTTTCCGTCGGTTCCGGTGCTCGTTCTCAACGGCGATCTCGACACGACGACGACACCCGCCGAAGGCGACGCGGCGGCTCGGCTCTTTCCGCGCGCAACGCACGTAATCGTCGCAAATACGGGACACGTGACGGCGCTCGGCGACTTCGACGGCTGCGCGTCGAGCATCGTCCGCCGCTTCGTGCAGACGCATCACGTTGACGGGGGCTGCGCCGCCCACGTCCCGGCGGTCCACCTCGTTCCGTCATTCTCCCGTACGCTCGACGAGGTGCAGGCGGCGACGCCGCAAGCGGGCAATCGCGCGACGCCGCGCGAGCTGCGCGCGGCGGCGGCGGCCGTGCTCGGGACTGGGGACGTTCTTATCCGATCGTACGAGTTTGGATTACGCGGCGGCGCCGGGCTGCGGGGCGGACTCTTCTCGGCCGCACCGGCCGATAACGGGACGAGCGGGACGCTCTCGGACGTCCGTTGGACGACCGATCTCGCCGTCTCCGGTACGGCATCGTTCGACGCGCGCTCCGCAATGGCGCAGGCGCACCTACGCTTGAGCGACGGCGTCACCGGCACGATCGACGCCGCGTGGGCGACGATCGGCGGCAACGCCGTCGCGAAGATCACCGGGAAGATCGGCGGCCACAACGTGGCCGCCACACTGCCCGCGCCTTAG
- a CDS encoding DUF167 domain-containing protein, with translation MPATLVDVLVKPGSKSPGISNEGGTIVLRVRERAVEGAANEACVRAIAAAYGVAPSRVTLVRGARGRRKRFSVELPKAAP, from the coding sequence ATGCCGGCAACGCTGGTCGACGTTCTCGTCAAGCCCGGCTCGAAAAGCCCGGGAATCTCGAACGAGGGCGGGACGATCGTCCTGCGCGTGCGCGAACGCGCGGTCGAGGGTGCGGCGAATGAGGCGTGCGTTCGCGCGATTGCGGCGGCCTACGGCGTGGCTCCGAGCCGAGTGACGCTCGTGCGCGGGGCACGAGGCCGGCGGAAGCGTTTCTCGGTCGAACTCCCGAAGGCTGCGCCATGA